The genome window CTTATTTTTCCCTGGAATAACAAAAACAGTCAACGAGATGATCGTTAATCATTCCTATAGCCTGCATATACGAATAACAAATAGTGGAACCTACGAAGGTAAACCCCCTTCGCTTCAGTTCTTTGCTCAGCTTCTCTGAAAGAGGAGTAGTTGCTGGAACGTCGCGTTCATCTCTCCAATGATTCTTAATCGGATTTCCATCAACAAAATTCCATAAAAATGTAGAAAAGGAACCAAATTTCTCCGCTGTATCAATAAAAAAGCGAGCATTTTTGACAGCTGACGCGATCTTCAGCCTATTTCGAATGATACCGGGGTGATTACACAATGTTGCTATCTTCTCTTGATCAAAGGCAGCAACTTTGTCTACATCAAAATTTTCAAAGGCCTCTCTATAAGCCTCTCGTTTCTTCAGAACGGTAAGCCAGCTTAATCCAGCCTGAGCTGATTCAAGAATTAAAAGTTCAAAGAGACGCCGGTCATCATAGAGTGGAATACCCCACTCCTCATCGTGATACGCCATCAATAATGGATGCCCCTCAGCCCAAGGACATCGATTCAACACGGTCTTATCTTGATTCTTCATAGCTCGATAGTCTCCATACTCATCATAGCGAGATCTATAAAAGTTAAAGTTCCCCATCTCACAGATTCTACCCCAGCCAGATATTTTATAGCTTCCGATGCTTCGAGAGAGCCTATCACAAAAGGCGTAAAACTAGGAGTTCCCAAATCTTTTTCTATTCCCTGATTCGGCAGGGGATTTTCAAAGAGATCGAAATGAGTCTTCTGCCACGGTTTATATCGCCCAACTTGCCCAATCATGCCTCCAAGAGCCCCGTGAATAACCGGAATCTTCGCTGACGCGCACTCACGATACAAAATCTGTCTCGCATCATTACTATCGAGAGCATCAATAACCAGATCTACGTTCTGTAAAAAATCCCGACAATTTTGTTCAGATAACATAAAAGGAATAACACGAGTCTGCACTTCACTGTTGATAGCCGAAACTCTTTTTTGCGCAACTTCAACTTTGAGCGTTCCTATATCCTTTTCTCTGGCTAAAAGCTGGCGATTCAAGTTGCTCTCTGAAAAAACATCTCCATCAACTAACGTAAGCATCCCGACACCCGCCCTGGCCAGAATTTCAACAACAACTCCACCTAAACCGCCACATCCTACGACAAGAACACGGGATCGAAAGAGCCGATCCTGGCCTTCGATCCCCAATGTTCCACGATTTCGATCATAGCGGTGAAAAGACATAACTATTCGTGATGATGAACGTGGTGGCTATGTTCATCCACCAGTTCATCGTGGCTTTTCTCGCTCCAGGGTTCAAGTTTCTGACGTCGGCGATAATCATTAATAGCTGCATGAATTGCTTCTTCCGCCAATACAGAACAGTGCATTTTAACAGGAGGCAAACCATCAAGGGCATCGGCAACAGCTTTATTCGTCAGATTCCATGCCTCCTCTATAGTTTTCCCCTTAACAAGTTCAGTAGCCATGCTTGAAGAAGCTATAGCAGAAGCACACCCAAAGGTTTTAAATTTAATATCGACAATGCGATTATCTTCTACTTTGAGATAGATCTTCATAATATCTCCACACTTGGGATTTCCTGCCTCTCCTATTCCATCGGCGTTCTCTATCTCTCCCACGTTACGGGGATTCTGAAAATGGTCCATTACAATTTCACTATAAAGCATACTTAATTACTCCTCTCTTGAGCTTTTATGAAATCTTCCCACAGCGGCGACATGTTACGACGGCGTTCGACAATTCCTATTAATTTCTCCACTACGTAGTCTATATCTTCTTTCGTTGTCGATTCTCCAAGACTAAGACGAAGCGAGCCGTGAGCCTGTTCGTGACTTAAACCTATTGCCATAAGCACATGAGATGGATCAAGAGAACCTGACGAGCAGGCACTTCCAGTGGAAGCCGAAATTCCAAACATGTCGAGATCCATAATTAACGTTTCCCCTTCAACTCCAATAAGACTGACATTGACGTTATTGGGAAGTCTGTTTTCCCCCAATGCGCCGTTAAGCTTGGCATATGGAATCCGGTTCATGATTTCAGCTATAAGATTATTTCTCAACTCAGAAAGGCGTCTTCTCTCTTCTTCCATTTT of Aminobacterium sp. MB27-C1 contains these proteins:
- a CDS encoding DNA-3-methyladenine glycosylase I: MKNQDKTVLNRCPWAEGHPLLMAYHDEEWGIPLYDDRRLFELLILESAQAGLSWLTVLKKREAYREAFENFDVDKVAAFDQEKIATLCNHPGIIRNRLKIASAVKNARFFIDTAEKFGSFSTFLWNFVDGNPIKNHWRDERDVPATTPLSEKLSKELKRRGFTFVGSTICYSYMQAIGMINDHLVDCFCYSREK
- the nifU gene encoding Fe-S cluster assembly scaffold protein NifU, encoding MLYSEIVMDHFQNPRNVGEIENADGIGEAGNPKCGDIMKIYLKVEDNRIVDIKFKTFGCASAIASSSMATELVKGKTIEEAWNLTNKAVADALDGLPPVKMHCSVLAEEAIHAAINDYRRRQKLEPWSEKSHDELVDEHSHHVHHHE
- a CDS encoding HesA/MoeB/ThiF family protein, whose translation is MSFHRYDRNRGTLGIEGQDRLFRSRVLVVGCGGLGGVVVEILARAGVGMLTLVDGDVFSESNLNRQLLAREKDIGTLKVEVAQKRVSAINSEVQTRVIPFMLSEQNCRDFLQNVDLVIDALDSNDARQILYRECASAKIPVIHGALGGMIGQVGRYKPWQKTHFDLFENPLPNQGIEKDLGTPSFTPFVIGSLEASEAIKYLAGVESVRWGTLTFIDLAMMSMETIEL